TCCGTGGCCGAATCCGGGATCACAATACCGCCAGCACTCGTACGCTCTTCCTCCATACGGCGGACAACGACACGATCATGCAAAGGACGAATATTCATTTACTATCTCCTTGAATTAAAAAGTTTTTTCAAATCTGGGCAAGGCACTTTGCCTGCCGGGAACAGTATCGCGATTAGCACTCGCGTTAGGTGAGCGCTAATAATAGGGATGGAAAAAGGAAATTCAAGGCCTGCAGGATAAATAGCCCGGAAATCGGTAAATATTTATCGGGACCGCCGCCGCGTGGCCACACCTGCGCGGCACACCCGGCCAATCGGCCCTTTGATCCGGCAGCGGTTCATCTGCTACAACTAGTCCATGCGCGGCTTTGTCCCACCTGATCCGGAAACGGGCGTCTCCACTGAGCGCTATGCCGTGGTGTATGTGCCCAAGAGAAGCCGCAAGCGCTTCCCCTCGGGCTGCGTGCAGATCGTAGAATCCGCCCAGGCCGCCCTCGAGCTGGGCGATGCGGCCGGACGCTATTTCCCGGCTATCGTACTCGGCCCCTCAAAATCCTCTGAAGGGCAGCTGATCTATTATCTGGTGCAGTGGCTCTGAGAGCCTGTGAAAAAAGCGACGTCCGCAGTAGGTCGACGATTTTTTCACAGGCTCTGAGCCAAACAGCCTCCTAGTCTTCGCGACGGTATTCACCCTCAATGGTGCGCGGCCGATGCGGCTCGGCGGAAGAGGCATTGCCCGGCCCACCGCCGGGTCCGCCAAAACCACCCGGCGGTGTCAGAAAGCGTCCCAGGGCCCAGCGGATCATTGCACGGCGAAAGGTGGGTACCAGACAGACAAAGCCGATCGCATCGGTGAAAAATCCCGGCGTGAGCAACAGGGCGCCAGACACCAACAGCACCGCGCCCTCCAGCATCTCGATGGCGGGTATGCCGCCCTGCGCAATGGTGCTGCGCACCCGGTTCAGGGTTGCAAAGCCCTGGATGCGCAACAACCAGGCACCCAGGATCGCGGTAAACACCACCATGAAGACGGTCGGAAACGCGCCGATGAGTCCACCCACCTTGATCAGCAGATAGATCTCCAGCAGGGGAATGGCCAGGAACAGAATAAAGAGTATTTGAAAGGGGTTCATTTTTGGGTATCCAACGCCCTGCATCGCGCAGGAGGAAAGTGAGGGACAGCACACTATATCAGAGCCTCACGCACCATATGCGGCCATTCTCGCAATAAACAAGCAAGCCGGCCTCACCCGCAGTCCCGCCGCAAAAAGCCCCCGCCCCACATGCCTGCAACAAATCAGCCGCTGCGGCATCTCTTTTCAGGATCAATCGCTTATGGACCACTGGGCATCGACTCAATCTGGCCGGCATGTAAAGATATGCGCCATTTCGCACGATATGACTAAAGATAGAAGGATGTAACGAATGCCGACGCCGTACCAGCTCGTGTTATGTACCTGTCCGGACCCGGCGACGGCCCAGCAGATTGCCGAGCAACTGGTGGAGAAACAGCTCGCCGCCTGCGTGAATATTCTGCCGGGCCTCATCTCCGTCTACCAGTGGCAGGGCAAACCAGAAAAGGCAGAGGAACATTTATTACTGATCAAAACCACCAACGAGGCCTACGAGGCGCTGCAACAGACCCTGACCCAGCTGCACCCCTATGAACTTCCCGAGATAATTGCTGTCCCCATAGCAGGTGGCTCGGCAGCGTATCTCCAATGGATAGGTCAGCAGGTAGCGCAACGGACAGATTCTTCCAGCAACTAAATTCTGCTTTGGCAAAACCGGCTTACAAATATCGGTTTTGGCTTTTCACTTAAAATAGAGACTCAACATGAAGACCATCCATCGACTGCTACTACCCTTTCTCGTTTTCAGTCTTTCCCTCGGTATCGCCAGTATCGGCTGGGCCGCTGTAGATAGTGGCTTTGATGATGAAGAACCCTTGATGCCCGATGAGGCATTTGCGCTCAGCACCACGGTTATCGACGCCAACACCGTACGCGCGGAATGGAAGATCGCCGACAAATATTATCTCTATAAGAACAAATTCAAATTCATCAGCGATACCGATGGCATCACCCCCGGCGAGATCGACCTGCCCCAGGGCAAGGTCAAGGAAGACGAGTTTTTCGGCAAGGTTGAGACCTATCGCAAGCATATCGCGGTCGACATTCCGCTGACCCGCACCGGCAATGCCGACACCCTGCAGATGAAGATCACCTCACAGGGCTGCGCGGACATGGGTATCTGTTATCCGCCGCAGACCAAAACCATCTCCTTCCCGTTACCGGCAATGGCCGCCGCCGAGACAACCGGCGCCACAAAGGGCACAGGCAGTTTCAATCCGCTCGATGCCCTGAAAAAACTCGGCAATAGCCTGGGACTCACCGATGCCAGCGACGACTTCCTGCACCCTGACCAGGCGTTTATCTTTTCCGCGGTGGCCGTCAACGGCAATGCCCTGCGCGCGCACTGGGATATCGCCGACGAGATTTACCTGTATCGCAACAAATTTGAGTTTGAGCTGAAAAATGCCGACGGCGTCAGCCTCGGCCAGGCCGTCATGCCCGCCGGCAAAAAGAAGGTCGATGAAGTGTTCGGCGAGATGGAGGTTTACTACCACAGCGTGGATATCGACATCCCGTTAGAGCGCAGCAATATCAATGCCACCGACATCATTTTAGTCGCCAAATACCAGGGCTGTGCCGATGCCGGCTTCTGTTATCCACCGACCAGCAAGGAGATGCCGGTCTCCCTGCCCGCGGTGAGTGCCGCGACAGCGGCGGCGGACACGGCCGACGGGGACAGCGGTGAGAGCCGCAGCTTCTTCGGCAACCTGTTGTTCGCCTTCGGCATCGGCCTGTTGCTCACCTTCACCCCCTGCGTGCTGCCCATGATCCCCATCCTGGTGGGCGTCATCGTCGGCCAAAGCGGCCAGCAGCCCACCAAAATGCGCGCCGGCATCCTGTCGACCAGCTATGTGATGGGCACCGCCGTGACCTATTCGTTTGCCGGTTGGATGGCCGGTTATTCCGGCGCTCAATTACAGGCCTATACCCAGAATGCCTGGGCCATTGGCATCGTCGCCGCCATCCTGGTGTTGCTGGCGCTGTCCATGTTCGGTTTCTACCAGATCCAGATGCCCTCCTTCATTCAATCGAAGCTGCAAATGAAGAGCCAGAACGTCAAGGGCGGCTCCATGACCGGCACCTTCTTTTTGGGCCTGATCTCGGCACTGATTGTCGGCGCCTGCGTGACGCCGCTGCTGATGCTGGTGCTGGGCATCGCCATCCAGGCGGGCGATCCGGTGCTGGGGGCATCGATGATGTTCGCCATGTCCATGGGCATGGGCGTCATCCTGGTGATGATGGGCGTTGGCGCCGGTCACCTCTTGCCCAAGGCCGGCGGCTGGATGGATACCATCAAATACATCTTTGGCGCCTTGCTGATTGGTGTCGCCATCTACCTGTTGACCCCCCTGCAGGCCGTGCCCATTTTGTTGCTATGGTCCATTTTCTTCATCGTCTGCGGCGTGTACATGGGGGCGACGCAGAGCCTGCCGGAAGGCACCAGCAACTGGCGCTATCTGTGGAAAGGCCTCGGCATCGTGGTGCTCATCTGGGGTGTACTGGCCCTGCTCGGCAGCGTACTGGGTAACCGCGACATCATGCAGCCGCTGGACATGTCACACATCAACCTGGGGGCCGGCCAGGGAGGGGCGGTGCAGAGCGCCACGGTTGAGCCGCACGACCTGTTCATCCAGTTACGCAACACCGCCGACCTGGACCGGGAGCTGGCAAAGGCCCGGGCCGCCGGCAAGGCCGTGATGCTGGACTATTACGCCACCTGGTGCACCGACTGTCGGCGCATGGAAAAGGCGACCTTCTCCAATCCACAGGTACAAAAGATTCTGCGTGAAAAATTTGTGTTGCTGCAGGTGGATGTAGAGGACCCCAACAATGCCGAGACCGAGGCGATCAAAAAACGCTACAAGGTATTTGGCCCGCCGGCCATGCTGTTTTTTGACAAAGACGGCAATGCCCGCAAGGATCTGAATTTTTATGGCTTCAGAACCCCGGAAGAATTTATCGCCACGCTCAACAAGCTTTGACCAGCACCGATCGACACGCATGAAAAAACCGCTACGTATCGCCGCCTACCTCCTGACCTTCGCGGGCGGCATGTGGGGCGGCCAACTGTTACTCGATCATTTCACCGGCAACGCCCAGGGACGGGAGGCGGCACAGTCCATGGTGCAGCGACCGGCGCCAGAATTCAGCCTGTCGGATATCAACGGCGTCCCGCACAGCTCGCACGAATGGGCCGGCAAGGTGGTGATCCTCAATTTCTGGGCCACCTGGTGTCCACCCTGTCGCAGCGAGACACCCCTGTTTGTCGAACTGCAGGAACACTACGGCGCCACCGGACTGCAGTTCGTCGGCGTCGCCATTGACGATGCCGACAAGGTGCAGGACTTCATGGACACCTACGGCATCAATTACCCGATGCTGCTCGGTGAAAATGACGCCATCGACACCGCCAAACAATACGGTAACCGTTTCGGCGCCCTGCCCTACACGGTGGTGATCGACCGCCAGGGCATGATCCGTTTCATCCAGCGCGGCGAGATGACGCGCCCCATGGTCGAGGACGCCATCCACCCATTGCTGTAGACCACCCCATCCGCCTCAATCTGAAGTTTCCACCAGTTTGGGTTGAAATCAGGGACAACTTCGGCGATCCCCGCCAAAATCTCAAAAATCTGGACATCAGCGGCTGATTGGGACATAATCCCTGCATTGTTGCGGGAAACGAAACGCGTTCACCGCAATTACCCGGATTTTCACGGAGATTGGCGACAAGATAACGCCAACTCCGCCGGCGCATCACACAGCGCCGATATGTTACCAACCAGAGCGCCGATAACGAGCAGGCTAACGAGCAGACAACCATCATGGCCAATATCCTTGTTCTCAACGGTCCCAACCTCAACCTGCTCGGCAGCCGCGAACCCACCCATTACGGGCACACCAGCCTCGACGCGATCAACATCGCCCTGGGCATGGCCGCCGAGGCCGCTGGCCACAGCCTCAGCCATTTTCAGAGCAACGCCGAACATGAGCTGGTGGATCGCATCCACCAGGCAGGGGCGCACCAGGTGGCCTTCATCATCATCAACCCGGCCGCCTTCACCCACACCAGCGTTGCGCTACGCGATGCGCTAGCGGGCGTCGCCATTCCCTTCATCGAGGTGCATCTGTCCAACGTGCATGCCCGTGAGGCCTTCCGCCAGCACTCCTATTTTTCGGACATTGCCGTCGGCGTGATTAGCGGGCTGGGCGCGCAGGGCTACCAGTTGGCGTTAGATGCGGCGATCGCACAGCTCAACGGATAGCTCCCATTAACCAGACATTTTCAATGTAATCCATTAACAGTCCTTTCAGGCCGGCTTTTCACACGCCGCAGGAATCGACCCACTCAACCGGATATAAAGAAGCCAACCATGGACATACGCAAAGTAAAAAAACTCATCGAACTACTGGAAGAATCCAATATCTCCGAACTGGAAATTCATGAGGGCGAAGAATCGGTACGCATCAGCCGGCACGGTTCCGGCACCGTTTTTGCGGCCCCTGCACCTGCGCCAGTGTTCGCGGCAGCGCCCGCCGCACCGGCAGCCGCCGTTGAACCCGGCAGCGCAGCACCGGAAGTCAGCGGCCATAAGGTCCTGTCGCCGATGGTCGGCAGCTTCTACCGGGCATCTTCACCGGGTTCCAAGCCATTTGTGGAAGTCGGCCAAAGCGTAAGCGTCGGTGACACGCTGTGCATCATCGAGGCAATGAAACTGCTCAATCAGATTGAGTCCGACAAGGCCGGCACCATCAAGGCCATCCTGGTTGAAAACGGCGAGCCGGTTGAATATGGCCAGCCCCTGTTTATCATCGAATAAGGCATTGTGCCAGGCATCCGCCGCAGACTGAACGCTAAAACACCTAACACGATTTAGCGCATGCTGCTCTCGCTGATACAAACGTAACCAAACCCAACTAGATAAATACCACGCCATGTTTGATAAAATCGTTATTGCCAACCGCGGGGAAATCGCCCTGCGCATTCTACGCACCTGTAAAGAGATGGGCATTCTGACCGTTGCCGTGCACTCCGAGGCCGATCAGGATCTGAAACACGTGCGCCTCGCGGATGAAACCGTGTGCATCGGTCCCGCCTCTTCCACGGACAGCTATCTCAACATCCCGGCGCTGATCAGTGCGGCGGAAGTCACCGATGCGGTGGCCATTCACCCGGGCTATGGCTTCCTCGCGGAAAATGCCGACTTTGCCGAACGCATCGAGCAGAGCGGTTTTACCTTCATCGGCCCCAAACCCGAGACCATCCGCCTGATGGGTGACAAGGTCTCCGCCATCGCCGCGATGCGCGCCTCCGGCGTGCCCTGTGTGCCGGGTTCCGACGGACCGCTGGGCGACGATCCCTCGACCAACATGCGTATCGCCAAAGAGATCGGCTACCCGATCATCATCAAGGCCGCGGCCGGCGGCGGCGGTCGTGGCATGCGTGTGGTGCACTCTGAGGCGGCGCTACTGAACGCCATTTCCCTCACCACCGCCGAGGCCCAGGCGGCCTTTGGCAGCGGCGTGGTGTACATGGAAAAGTATCTGGAAAATCCACGCCATGTGGAGATCCAGGTGCTCTCGGACCAGCACGGCAATGCCATTCACCTGGGTGAACGTGATTGCTCCATGCAGCGACGCCATCAGAAGGTCTGCGAAGAGGCACCGGCACCGGGCATCAGTGAAGAGACCCGCGCCAGAATCGGTGGGCGCTGCGCCGAGGCCTGTCGCAAGATCGGTTATCGCGGCGCGGGCACCTTTGAATTCCTGTACGAAAACGGCGAATTCTATTTCATCGAGATGAACACCCGCATTCAGGTGGAACACCCGGTCACCGAGATGATTACCGGCGTGGATCTCATCAAGGAGCAGATTCGCATCGCCGCCAACCTGCCGCTGGGCTATCAGCAGGATGACATCAAGATTCGCGGCCATGCCTTTGAATGCCGCATCAATGCCGAGGATCCGAAAACCTTCATGCCCTCCCCTGGCACCATTAGCCAGTTTCATGCCCCGGGCGGCCTGGGCGTGCGCGTCGATTCGCACATCTACAACGGCTACAAGGTACCGCCCTATTACGACTCCATGATTGGCAAACTCATCGTGCACGGCGACACGCGCGAGATCGCCATGGCGCGCATGCGCACGGCCCTGGGCGAGTGCGTTATCGAAGGCATCAAAACCAATATCCCGCTGCAGCAGGAGATCTTCACCGACGCCGCGTTTGCCGCCGGCGGCACCAACATCCATTACCTGGAGAAAAAGCTGGGACAATAAAGGGCAGATAAAAGAGTAAAGGGGAAAGGTAAAAGTTAACCACACCCCGCCTCTCACTTTGCCCTTTTATCTTTCCCCTTTCCCCTGCCCTTTATATGCCCTGGCTACAACTTATCTTCGAAACCCTGGAGGATGACGCTGAGCGGTTCTCGGACCTGCTCAGCGCCGCCGGCGCCAATGCGGTCACCTTCCTCGACAGCGCCGATCAACCGCTGTACGAACCGCCGGTGGGCGAGACCCCGCTGTGGTCCCGCACCCGCATCATCGGCCTGTTCGATGCCGGCGCCGATATGTCGGCCGTGCTGGATCACGTCCGCCAGGCCATCGCCCCCAGGCCCCTGCCCGCTCACCGCATCTCGCCGCTGGAAGACAAGGACTGGGAGCGCGAATGGATGGACAGCTTCCGGCCCATGCCCTTTGGTGAACGCCTGTGGATCGTGCCCAGTTGGACCCAGGCGCCGCAGCCCGAGGCCATCAACATTCTGTTAGACCCCGGGCTCGCCTTTGGTACCGGCACCCACCCCACCACTGCCCTGTGCCTGCAGTGGCTGGATGCCAACGGCGCTGAGCACGATGAAGTCATCGACTATGGCTGCGGCTCCGGCATCCTCGCAGTGGCCGCGGCCAAACTGGGGGCGAGGCATGTGTGGGCGGTGGACAATGACCCGCAGGCGCTGATCGCCACCCGCGACAACGCCGAAAAAAATCACGTCGCCGACAGCATCAGCGTCGTCCTGCCCAATGCCCTGCCCGCCGTCCGGACCCCCTTGCTGCTGGCCAACATCCTCGCCCAGCCGCTGATGGATTTTGCCGAACGGTTTGCGGCCCATGTCACCCCCGGTGGCCACATCGTGCTGTCCGGCATCCTCGCCGAACAGGCCGAGCAGGTCGCCGCCTGTTATGCGCCCTGGTTTGCGATGCAGCCCGCCGTCTACCGGGACGAATGGGTGCGCCTCAACGGGCGACGCCTCGACTGAGAGCCTGTGAGCTCCTCACCCCCAAGCCTCGCTGGATCCCCTACAAAAACAGGCTGTTAGCCCCTTTCCGACTAAACATTCCGGCCGCATTGCCGATCACTCTCCCAATCCATACGCGATCCACATCACACCAGGTGCAGCGGCCAATGAATCCACTCAAATACCGACTGCCCGAGCAGCAGACTGACGCCGGCGGCCTGCAGCCGCAACCGGCGGCGCTCAGCGCGTGGGTCGCCGCCCAGCCCACCATCAATGCCCAGTCCACGGCACCGCTGTTGCTGGCCCTGCTGCAGCGCTACAACCGCTGCCAGTTGCCCGCAGCGACGCGCCTGCGGGCCGCTATCATCCTGCAGCCTGTGGTCGATCACACCATCAAACAGCTGCGCAATTATTATCAAAACGAATCCCTGCCACTGCGCAGCAATGCCCGCGCCCAGGCCGATCTGGCCGCCCAGCTACTGGATGAGACTGCCTTTGCCTATAAGCGGGTGGTCGCCGATGCGGTGACCGTGGATAACGACATGAGCATCAACCTGCTGGTGGCCGCCCTGCGGCTCAGCATCGACCAGATGGGCCAGCAGCTACTGGAGGCCTATTCGCAATACGCGCCGCCCCCGCCAGGCCTGTGGGGCGAGCTGCACCGCACCTATCAACTGGCCGAACGCAACGGTCTGCATACCCGGGTACTGGCGGAGAATGCCTGCCGCGGGGAAGCCGAGAACCCCTTCGCCACCGTGCAACACGGTTATCTGCGGGTTGCCCTGCTGGCGCTCACCACGCCGAATCATTTGATGCCCGGACAGGCGGCGCTGATCTACGGTTATCTGGAAAAGTGGACCCTGGGCTGTCGCATGCTCACCAAAAAGGTCACCCTGGCCGAGACCGGCGATATCGTTATCGACCTGGCGGGCGAACGCCCCCCGGCGGTGGCCACCGGTTATGCCCGCTTCCGCCCCGTCGATGGTCGTTTTCTGGATATCCGCAAACTGCAGGAAAAGCTCGACGAGATCAGCGCCAGCGTGGATCAAAAGGGCCAGGGCGGGCTGCCGCTCACCATTGCCGAACGCCTGCGACGCGACCTGCTGACCCGGCTGCGGGCCGCCTGGCAGGGCCGCTCGGAACGCCGCGATCAGCGAGAAGATGACCGGGACAGCACGGTCTCGTTATGCCTCGGACTGGATGCCTGCCACCATTTCATGGGGGGCAAGATCGACTTCACACCGGAGAAACATGAAATCCATTACCACCGGCCACAGGAGGTCGGCAATGGGCTGCAACTGGTCCCCACCGATGATGGCTGGGCATCGGCCGCGCTCGGCAGCACCGGCCCGCTGGGCACCGACACCACCCGTCTGTCCCACTTCGGTGGCACGGTCGATGTCTGGGACGCCATTCATGACACCGAAATTCAGGCCCGCGACCGGCGCGAGGCCAGCATGGCGAATTTCCGGGTCGAAGCCTGGCTATGCATCAACCAGAGCGCCGGCGGCATGGCGCTGCGCCGCCTGCCGGAGACCCAGTCACGCACCCGGGTCGGGGCCCTGGTCGCCTTTCCTACCGACCCACAACATCAGCACTGGACGGTGGGGGCGCTGCGCTGGCTGCAGGACGACCCGGGCAGCGATTTCGATATCGGCGTCATGACCCTCACCGACACCGCCATCCCCATCGCGGTACGGGCCATTGGCGGCGCCGGCAGCGGTGGCGAATATTTTCGCAGCCTGCTGATCGAAGGCCCGGAGAACCCCACCGCAGACCACACGCCAGACAGCCTGCTGGTCCCGGCCAGCATTTACGACCTCGGCACCCAATTGGTACTCAACCGGCAAACTACGCTAGAGTATGTGCGCCTGACGCGACTGGTCGAGACCACCAGCTCCTTTTCGCGGTTTGAATTCAGGCACATCGAGGTGCCGCCGGCGGAACAGGCCAAGATCAGCGCCATTCGTCAAACGCAGGACTGAACGGTCAGTACCCGGAACATCCACTATGTATACCCAGTGCCCGCATTGCGACGCCATCTTTCAGCTCTCCACCGCGCAGCTCAAGGCCGCCAATGGCGACGTGCGCTGCGGGCAGTGCCTGACGGTTTTCAGTGCCCTGGACCACCTGAGCGACGATCTCCCCAGCGTGAGCAACACACCCCCATCGCCCGGCCATGACAGCGGCCATGCCGCCCTCTGGGACGACGATGGACTCGCCGCCGCGCCGACGGCGGATGGCGCCAGCGAAGCGGCCGACGACAGCCCGACCACCACGATCACCGACAGCGACGAGGGATTGGCCACATCCCATGCCGAATCCGCGAGCCCCGACACCGATCTCGATACCGTGCTCGACGCAAGCACCGTCACCACCAGCGACACACCGGATACCGATATCTTCAGCGAGATCATTGCCGAGGCCAGCCAGCACACCCTGCCCAGCGAGGAGATTGACCGCTTCGAGGAATTCCTGTCGGCCGACAGCCAGACCGCCCTCGATGCCGCCAATATTGAAATTGATGCCGATGTCGATATTGATATCGATAGCAACATCAACGCCGACGGACACGACGGGACCGCCGGAGCGAGCACTGATTTCGACACCGACCACATCGACCGCAGTGAACCCGCCACGGCCGATGCCTTCAGCGATACCGCCCTGGACGGGCATGGCGTCGACGAGCGGGAGACGATCGACACCGAGTTCGACAACGCGTTCGCCGCCGAGATAGCCCTCGACGCCGCCGACGAGCTGGCCGAGCTGGACGCCTTCCTGTCCGCGACCGAGGCGACGCCGGACGAGCGCAGCGCCGAACCACTCACCGCCTTCGGCCACGGTGGACCAGCCGATTTCGACAGCGACAGCCAGCCCATCATCATTGAAGAGGCCGACCTTGCGCCGATCGACGCGGCCGCCTATCGCGACATACCGGCCCCCGGCACCGCAGACCCGCTGGATACTGACGCCATCGCCACCGACGCACCCATCGACCGGGCCGCGGCAGAGGCCTCGGAGGTCGACGACTTTGCGGAACTCGCCGCGGCCGCGGCCGAGGTCGAGGCCGCCATCGGCCCCCGCCCGAGCGCAGCGGCGAACACCGATGAGACTCCACCGCCGGACAGCCAACAGACCCTCAACGTCCCCCAACTCATCCTGGATGACCTGCATGCCGCCAGGGCCGAGCAGCTGCGCCCCTCCCGGACACCCTGGGTGGTCGGCAGCCTGCTGCTGATACTGACCCTGGTGCTACAGATGGCGTATTTCAGCCGTGACGAACTCGCCAGGGACGCCAGCCTGCGCCCCTGGCTGATCCAGCTCTGCCAGCTGGCCGGCTGCAGCCTGAGCCAGCCCTACGACATCGCGC
The Gammaproteobacteria bacterium DNA segment above includes these coding regions:
- the accB gene encoding acetyl-CoA carboxylase biotin carboxyl carrier protein → MDIRKVKKLIELLEESNISELEIHEGEESVRISRHGSGTVFAAPAPAPVFAAAPAAPAAAVEPGSAAPEVSGHKVLSPMVGSFYRASSPGSKPFVEVGQSVSVGDTLCIIEAMKLLNQIESDKAGTIKAILVENGEPVEYGQPLFIIE
- a CDS encoding TlpA disulfide reductase family protein; translation: MKKPLRIAAYLLTFAGGMWGGQLLLDHFTGNAQGREAAQSMVQRPAPEFSLSDINGVPHSSHEWAGKVVILNFWATWCPPCRSETPLFVELQEHYGATGLQFVGVAIDDADKVQDFMDTYGINYPMLLGENDAIDTAKQYGNRFGALPYTVVIDRQGMIRFIQRGEMTRPMVEDAIHPLL
- a CDS encoding FxsA family protein, translating into MNPFQILFILFLAIPLLEIYLLIKVGGLIGAFPTVFMVVFTAILGAWLLRIQGFATLNRVRSTIAQGGIPAIEMLEGAVLLVSGALLLTPGFFTDAIGFVCLVPTFRRAMIRWALGRFLTPPGGFGGPGGGPGNASSAEPHRPRTIEGEYRRED
- a CDS encoding DUF3426 domain-containing protein; amino-acid sequence: MYTQCPHCDAIFQLSTAQLKAANGDVRCGQCLTVFSALDHLSDDLPSVSNTPPSPGHDSGHAALWDDDGLAAAPTADGASEAADDSPTTTITDSDEGLATSHAESASPDTDLDTVLDASTVTTSDTPDTDIFSEIIAEASQHTLPSEEIDRFEEFLSADSQTALDAANIEIDADVDIDIDSNINADGHDGTAGASTDFDTDHIDRSEPATADAFSDTALDGHGVDERETIDTEFDNAFAAEIALDAADELAELDAFLSATEATPDERSAEPLTAFGHGGPADFDSDSQPIIIEEADLAPIDAAAYRDIPAPGTADPLDTDAIATDAPIDRAAAEASEVDDFAELAAAAAEVEAAIGPRPSAAANTDETPPPDSQQTLNVPQLILDDLHAARAEQLRPSRTPWVVGSLLLILTLVLQMAYFSRDELARDASLRPWLIQLCQLAGCSLSQPYDIAQIEIIGREVRSHPSARKALIASTSLINHASFVQPYPLVTVVFSDINGKPMALRRFTPREYLSNNADLAAGMTPDMPVRIELELVDPGKAAVNYEFSAELDPRNTRPLT
- the dsbD gene encoding protein-disulfide reductase DsbD — protein: MKTIHRLLLPFLVFSLSLGIASIGWAAVDSGFDDEEPLMPDEAFALSTTVIDANTVRAEWKIADKYYLYKNKFKFISDTDGITPGEIDLPQGKVKEDEFFGKVETYRKHIAVDIPLTRTGNADTLQMKITSQGCADMGICYPPQTKTISFPLPAMAAAETTGATKGTGSFNPLDALKKLGNSLGLTDASDDFLHPDQAFIFSAVAVNGNALRAHWDIADEIYLYRNKFEFELKNADGVSLGQAVMPAGKKKVDEVFGEMEVYYHSVDIDIPLERSNINATDIILVAKYQGCADAGFCYPPTSKEMPVSLPAVSAATAAADTADGDSGESRSFFGNLLFAFGIGLLLTFTPCVLPMIPILVGVIVGQSGQQPTKMRAGILSTSYVMGTAVTYSFAGWMAGYSGAQLQAYTQNAWAIGIVAAILVLLALSMFGFYQIQMPSFIQSKLQMKSQNVKGGSMTGTFFLGLISALIVGACVTPLLMLVLGIAIQAGDPVLGASMMFAMSMGMGVILVMMGVGAGHLLPKAGGWMDTIKYIFGALLIGVAIYLLTPLQAVPILLLWSIFFIVCGVYMGATQSLPEGTSNWRYLWKGLGIVVLIWGVLALLGSVLGNRDIMQPLDMSHINLGAGQGGAVQSATVEPHDLFIQLRNTADLDRELAKARAAGKAVMLDYYATWCTDCRRMEKATFSNPQVQKILREKFVLLQVDVEDPNNAETEAIKKRYKVFGPPAMLFFDKDGNARKDLNFYGFRTPEEFIATLNKL
- the prmA gene encoding 50S ribosomal protein L11 methyltransferase → MPWLQLIFETLEDDAERFSDLLSAAGANAVTFLDSADQPLYEPPVGETPLWSRTRIIGLFDAGADMSAVLDHVRQAIAPRPLPAHRISPLEDKDWEREWMDSFRPMPFGERLWIVPSWTQAPQPEAINILLDPGLAFGTGTHPTTALCLQWLDANGAEHDEVIDYGCGSGILAVAAAKLGARHVWAVDNDPQALIATRDNAEKNHVADSISVVLPNALPAVRTPLLLANILAQPLMDFAERFAAHVTPGGHIVLSGILAEQAEQVAACYAPWFAMQPAVYRDEWVRLNGRRLD
- the accC gene encoding acetyl-CoA carboxylase biotin carboxylase subunit — its product is MFDKIVIANRGEIALRILRTCKEMGILTVAVHSEADQDLKHVRLADETVCIGPASSTDSYLNIPALISAAEVTDAVAIHPGYGFLAENADFAERIEQSGFTFIGPKPETIRLMGDKVSAIAAMRASGVPCVPGSDGPLGDDPSTNMRIAKEIGYPIIIKAAAGGGGRGMRVVHSEAALLNAISLTTAEAQAAFGSGVVYMEKYLENPRHVEIQVLSDQHGNAIHLGERDCSMQRRHQKVCEEAPAPGISEETRARIGGRCAEACRKIGYRGAGTFEFLYENGEFYFIEMNTRIQVEHPVTEMITGVDLIKEQIRIAANLPLGYQQDDIKIRGHAFECRINAEDPKTFMPSPGTISQFHAPGGLGVRVDSHIYNGYKVPPYYDSMIGKLIVHGDTREIAMARMRTALGECVIEGIKTNIPLQQEIFTDAAFAAGGTNIHYLEKKLGQ
- the cutA gene encoding divalent-cation tolerance protein CutA, with translation MPTPYQLVLCTCPDPATAQQIAEQLVEKQLAACVNILPGLISVYQWQGKPEKAEEHLLLIKTTNEAYEALQQTLTQLHPYELPEIIAVPIAGGSAAYLQWIGQQVAQRTDSSSN
- the aroQ gene encoding type II 3-dehydroquinate dehydratase → MANILVLNGPNLNLLGSREPTHYGHTSLDAINIALGMAAEAAGHSLSHFQSNAEHELVDRIHQAGAHQVAFIIINPAAFTHTSVALRDALAGVAIPFIEVHLSNVHAREAFRQHSYFSDIAVGVISGLGAQGYQLALDAAIAQLNG